The proteins below are encoded in one region of Peribacillus muralis:
- the lgt gene encoding prolipoprotein diacylglyceryl transferase — MEQGIQPLNPIAIDLGPIQVHWYGLIIGFGVLLGLIIALRESERRGLDKEIFTDLILFAVPIAIICARIYYVIFQWEYYSQNPGDIIKIWNGGIAIHGALIGSVLTAIVFAKVKKISFWKLVDIAAPSILLGQAIGRWGNFMNQEAHGGEVTRAFLENMHLPEFIINQMYINGTYYHPTFLYESIWNIIGVIILLSLRKVNLRRGELFLTYVLWYSVGRFFIEGLRTDSLMLTDSLRIAQVISIALVAAAIALIVYRRVSGQADKRYLDL; from the coding sequence ATGGAACAAGGAATACAGCCGCTGAATCCGATTGCGATTGATCTAGGGCCTATCCAGGTTCATTGGTATGGACTGATCATCGGGTTCGGTGTGTTATTGGGCCTTATCATCGCTTTGAGGGAATCGGAGCGGAGAGGTCTGGATAAGGAAATATTTACGGATTTGATTTTGTTTGCCGTACCGATCGCAATCATCTGTGCCCGCATTTATTATGTCATCTTCCAGTGGGAGTACTATTCACAGAACCCAGGTGATATCATAAAAATATGGAATGGCGGAATTGCCATTCACGGCGCGTTGATTGGATCGGTGTTGACCGCTATCGTTTTTGCCAAGGTGAAGAAGATCTCGTTTTGGAAGCTGGTCGATATCGCGGCTCCGAGCATATTGCTGGGGCAGGCGATCGGGCGCTGGGGTAATTTCATGAATCAGGAAGCGCATGGTGGAGAAGTGACGAGGGCATTCCTCGAAAATATGCACTTGCCGGAATTCATCATTAATCAAATGTACATAAATGGCACCTATTATCATCCGACCTTTTTGTATGAGTCGATTTGGAATATCATCGGGGTCATCATCCTTTTAAGTCTGCGGAAGGTGAACTTGCGCAGGGGGGAGCTATTTTTGACCTATGTTTTATGGTATTCAGTCGGCCGTTTTTTCATCGAAGGATTGCGTACGGATAGCTTGATGCTGACGGATTCACTGCGAATCGCGCAAGTGATCTCAATTGCATTGGTAGCAGCAGCCATTGCCCTTATCGTATATAGAAGGGTCAGTGGGCAAGCGGATAAAAGATATTTGGACCTATAG
- the uvrB gene encoding excinuclease ABC subunit UvrB, producing MKDKFELVSKYSPQGDQPAAIELLVNGINEGKEMQTLLGATGTGKTFTVSNVIQQINKPTLVIAHNKTLAGQLYSEFKEFFPNNAVEYFVSYYDYYQPEAYVPSTDTFIEKDASINDEIDKLRHSATSSLFEREDVIIIASVSCIYGLGSPEEYREMVVSLRTGMEMDRNALLHRLVDIQYERNDIAFQRGTFRVRGDVVEIFPASRDEHCVRVEFFGDEIDRIREVDALTGEITGEREHIAIFPASHFVTREEKMKVAIQNIELELEERLKVLREDEKLLEAQRLEQRTRYDLEMMREMGFCSGIENYSRHLTLRPAGATPYTLIDYFPEDFLLVVDESHVTLSQIRGMFNGDQARKQVLVDHGFRLPSAKDNRPLRFEEFEKKVHQSIFVSATPGPYELEHTPEMVEQIIRPTGLLDPTIEVRPIEGQIDDMIGEIQDRVKKNERVLITTLTKKMSEDLTDYLKEIGIKVQYLHSEVKTLERIEIIRELRMGKYDVLVGINLLREGLDIPEVSLVTILDADKEGFLRSERSLIQTMGRAARNANGHVIMYADRITNSMELAINETKRRREIQEQYNEVHGILPQTIQKDIRDSIRATHVAEEGEEYKEDLAPSLAKLPKKERLKVMESMEKEMKEAAKALDFERAAELRDLLLELKAEG from the coding sequence GTGAAGGATAAGTTTGAGTTAGTCTCAAAGTACTCCCCACAAGGAGATCAACCTGCAGCAATAGAACTGCTTGTCAATGGCATTAATGAAGGAAAGGAAATGCAAACATTGCTGGGGGCGACGGGAACAGGGAAAACGTTCACCGTATCCAATGTCATTCAGCAAATCAATAAACCGACTCTTGTCATTGCCCACAATAAAACGTTGGCAGGGCAGCTTTACAGTGAGTTCAAAGAGTTTTTTCCCAATAATGCCGTTGAATATTTCGTAAGTTATTATGACTACTATCAGCCAGAGGCTTATGTCCCATCCACCGATACATTCATCGAAAAGGATGCCAGCATCAATGATGAAATCGATAAGCTTCGCCACTCGGCCACTTCGTCTTTGTTCGAAAGGGAAGATGTCATCATCATTGCCAGTGTATCCTGCATTTATGGGCTGGGATCACCGGAAGAATACCGGGAGATGGTGGTTTCGCTTAGAACAGGCATGGAGATGGATCGGAATGCCTTGCTGCACAGGCTCGTGGACATTCAATATGAGCGGAATGACATTGCTTTCCAACGCGGGACCTTCCGCGTGCGTGGTGACGTGGTCGAAATATTCCCGGCCTCCCGCGATGAACATTGCGTACGTGTCGAGTTCTTCGGAGATGAAATTGACAGGATCCGGGAAGTCGATGCACTGACTGGCGAAATTACCGGTGAACGTGAACATATTGCCATTTTTCCTGCTTCCCACTTCGTAACCCGTGAAGAGAAAATGAAAGTCGCGATACAAAATATCGAACTGGAATTGGAAGAAAGATTGAAGGTATTAAGGGAAGATGAAAAACTCCTTGAGGCACAGCGGTTGGAGCAACGGACCCGTTATGATCTTGAGATGATGCGGGAGATGGGTTTTTGTTCAGGTATCGAGAACTATTCCCGCCATTTGACGCTCCGTCCCGCAGGTGCGACTCCATACACGTTAATCGATTATTTTCCTGAGGACTTCCTATTGGTCGTCGATGAATCCCACGTGACCCTTTCGCAAATCAGGGGCATGTTCAATGGGGACCAGGCACGGAAGCAAGTTCTGGTGGACCATGGCTTCCGCCTGCCGTCCGCAAAGGATAACCGTCCGCTAAGATTTGAGGAATTCGAGAAAAAGGTCCATCAATCGATATTCGTTTCAGCGACACCGGGACCATATGAACTCGAGCATACACCTGAAATGGTCGAGCAAATCATCCGTCCTACCGGCTTGCTTGACCCAACTATCGAGGTTCGTCCAATTGAAGGGCAAATAGATGACATGATCGGTGAAATACAGGATAGGGTCAAAAAGAATGAACGTGTCCTGATCACGACCTTAACGAAAAAGATGTCCGAAGACTTGACCGATTACTTAAAGGAAATCGGCATCAAGGTTCAATACCTTCATTCTGAGGTGAAAACCTTGGAAAGAATAGAAATCATCCGCGAGCTGCGAATGGGCAAATATGATGTACTCGTCGGAATCAACCTCTTGCGGGAAGGATTGGATATACCGGAAGTGTCGTTAGTGACCATCCTCGATGCTGATAAAGAAGGCTTCCTTCGCTCGGAGCGTTCGCTCATCCAGACGATGGGCCGTGCTGCCCGTAATGCCAACGGACATGTCATCATGTATGCCGACCGCATCACGAATTCGATGGAGCTTGCCATTAATGAAACGAAGCGGCGCCGTGAAATTCAGGAGCAGTATAATGAAGTGCATGGAATCCTGCCGCAAACCATTCAAAAGGATATCCGTGATTCCATCAGGGCTACCCATGTTGCGGAAGAAGGGGAAGAGTACAAAGAAGATCTTGCGCCAAGCCTTGCGAAGCTCCCTAAAAAAGAGCGCCTAAAAGTGATGGAAAGCATGGAAAAGGAAATGAAAGAAGCGGCAAAGGCGCTGGATTTCGAAAGAGCCGCCGAGCTGCGTGATTTATTACTAGAGTTAAAAGCGGAAGGGTGA
- the hprK gene encoding HPr(Ser) kinase/phosphatase, with amino-acid sequence MAKVRTKDIIEALGLELISGEEGINRPIVTSDLSRPGLEIAGFFDYYPADRVQLLGMTEMSFFNRLNEPERVQRMEELCRDFTPGIIITRGQEVPLELVEASERESVPVMKSNMKTTRLYSRLTNFLESKLAPTTAVHGVLVDIYGLGVLITGKSGVGKSETALELVKRGHRLVADDCVEIRQEDQDTLVGNAPDLIEHLLEIRGLGIINVMTLFGAGAVRSNKRISIVISLELWEKNKQYDRVGLDEEKMKIIDTEVTKITVPVRPGRNLAVIIEVAAMNYRLKKMGVNAAEQFSDRLNHAIADPEIEEF; translated from the coding sequence ATGGCAAAAGTCCGTACAAAGGATATCATTGAAGCGTTGGGTCTAGAGCTCATCAGTGGGGAAGAAGGAATTAACCGACCGATTGTCACAAGTGATTTATCTCGTCCAGGTCTTGAAATAGCCGGTTTTTTTGATTATTATCCTGCCGATCGAGTACAGCTATTAGGAATGACAGAGATGTCCTTTTTTAATCGCCTGAATGAACCTGAACGTGTTCAGAGGATGGAAGAACTATGCAGGGACTTTACTCCGGGCATCATCATCACACGTGGACAGGAAGTGCCGCTTGAGTTGGTAGAAGCTTCTGAGCGGGAATCGGTTCCCGTGATGAAATCGAATATGAAGACAACACGGCTATATAGCCGTCTGACCAACTTCCTTGAAAGCAAGTTGGCACCTACAACGGCTGTTCATGGTGTATTGGTCGATATATATGGCTTAGGTGTATTGATCACTGGAAAAAGCGGTGTAGGAAAAAGTGAGACGGCACTCGAATTAGTGAAACGGGGTCATCGTCTAGTCGCTGATGACTGCGTTGAAATCCGCCAGGAAGACCAAGATACTTTGGTCGGGAACGCACCGGATTTAATTGAACACCTTCTTGAAATAAGAGGACTGGGCATCATTAATGTCATGACTCTGTTTGGTGCTGGTGCAGTCCGCAGCAATAAAAGGATTTCAATCGTCATCAGCTTGGAGCTATGGGAAAAAAATAAGCAATATGATCGTGTCGGTCTTGATGAGGAGAAAATGAAAATCATTGATACGGAAGTGACGAAAATAACCGTACCTGTTCGCCCGGGGCGGAATTTAGCCGTTATCATTGAAGTGGCAGCCATGAATTATCGCCTGAAGAAAATGGGTGTCAATGCGGCAGAGCAGTTTTCGGATCGTTTGAATCATGCGATCGCAGATCCGGAAATTGAAGAATTTTAA
- a CDS encoding CsbA family protein → MIKILSALFLPCLLVMLFSRVTYNNVVGLVLTVALITASAYKGYTHTNLLIIVDALSLTVGFWLSKRMMKRTSKSA, encoded by the coding sequence ATGATTAAAATTCTTTCTGCCCTTTTCCTTCCTTGTTTACTTGTCATGCTTTTTTCAAGAGTTACCTATAACAATGTCGTGGGTCTTGTGTTAACGGTTGCCTTGATCACAGCTTCTGCATATAAAGGTTATACGCATACGAACTTATTGATCATCGTTGATGCATTATCCCTGACAGTGGGATTCTGGCTATCAAAAAGAATGATGAAACGAACATCCAAGAGCGCCTGA
- a CDS encoding catalase: protein MALINKGGIFLSDESKKINDESKETLTNRQGHPVTNNQSLRTVGNRGPSTLENYDFLEKISHFDRERIPERVVHARGAGAHGYFVPTGKAGDEPISKYTRAKVFQVEGKKTPVFVRFSSVIHGGTSPETLRDPRGFAVKFYTEDGNWDLVGNNLKIFFIRDAMKFPDLIHAFKPDPVTNIQDGRRIFDFCSSSPETFHMVTFLFSPWGIPANYRMMQGSGVNTYKWVNEEGEAVLVKYHWEPKQGIKNLTQKEANEIQATNFNHATQDLYEAIDRGEFPEWDLNVQIMSDDDHPELDFDPLDDTKIWPKDQFPWLHVGTMVLDRNPQDYFTEVEQAAFGTGVLVDGLDFSDDKMLQGRTFSYSDTQRHRVGANYLQLPINAPKKPTATNQTGGQMQYEVGRGNQSPHINYEPSTVGGLKEAEQTGKEYTPFVEGKLVRETIDRQSNTKQAGETFREFEDWERDELISNLVSALAPADPRIQEKMIALANEADEDYGRRLKEGLASASEQTDSSKPMGGTDNPGDAAKEGHEADPY, encoded by the coding sequence ATGGCTTTAATTAACAAAGGAGGGATTTTTTTGTCTGATGAATCCAAAAAAATAAATGATGAATCGAAAGAAACCTTGACGAACAGGCAAGGGCACCCTGTAACGAATAACCAGAGTCTTAGAACGGTGGGGAACAGGGGACCAAGTACATTGGAAAACTATGATTTCCTGGAAAAAATCAGCCACTTTGATAGGGAGCGCATCCCTGAAAGGGTCGTGCATGCCCGTGGTGCAGGAGCCCATGGCTATTTCGTTCCGACTGGCAAAGCGGGGGACGAGCCAATTTCAAAATACACGAGGGCTAAGGTATTTCAGGTAGAAGGCAAAAAAACACCTGTATTCGTAAGATTTTCATCTGTTATCCATGGCGGGACATCTCCGGAAACGTTACGGGATCCAAGGGGATTTGCCGTTAAATTTTATACGGAAGATGGGAACTGGGATCTTGTAGGTAATAATCTGAAAATCTTTTTTATCCGTGATGCGATGAAATTCCCGGATTTGATTCATGCCTTCAAACCGGACCCCGTCACGAACATCCAGGATGGGAGAAGGATTTTCGATTTTTGCTCCAGCTCTCCGGAAACCTTCCATATGGTAACGTTCTTATTCTCCCCTTGGGGCATTCCAGCCAATTATCGCATGATGCAGGGGTCAGGCGTCAATACGTATAAATGGGTGAATGAAGAAGGTGAAGCCGTTCTCGTCAAGTATCACTGGGAACCGAAGCAGGGCATCAAGAACCTGACACAGAAGGAAGCCAATGAGATACAAGCAACGAATTTCAATCATGCCACACAGGATTTATATGAAGCGATCGATCGCGGTGAATTTCCGGAATGGGATCTGAACGTGCAAATCATGAGTGACGATGATCACCCCGAATTGGATTTTGATCCGCTCGATGATACAAAGATTTGGCCTAAGGATCAATTCCCCTGGCTGCATGTCGGCACGATGGTATTGGATAGAAACCCGCAGGACTACTTCACTGAAGTGGAGCAGGCTGCCTTTGGTACGGGCGTCTTGGTGGATGGACTTGACTTCTCGGACGACAAGATGCTCCAAGGCCGTACCTTCTCTTACTCGGATACACAACGCCACCGTGTGGGAGCCAATTACCTGCAATTGCCGATCAATGCCCCTAAGAAGCCGACAGCAACGAATCAGACCGGCGGACAAATGCAATACGAAGTGGGCAGAGGTAACCAAAGCCCCCACATAAACTATGAACCATCGACAGTAGGCGGCTTGAAAGAAGCCGAGCAAACGGGTAAGGAGTATACCCCTTTCGTAGAAGGGAAACTGGTACGTGAAACAATAGATCGCCAAAGCAATACGAAGCAGGCTGGTGAAACATTCCGGGAATTCGAAGATTGGGAAAGGGATGAATTGATCTCCAACTTAGTATCGGCTTTGGCACCGGCAGATCCACGCATTCAAGAAAAAATGATCGCGCTCGCAAACGAGGCTGATGAAGACTATGGCCGCAGACTAAAAGAGGGACTGGCCTCCGCTTCTGAACAAACAGATTCCTCCAAACCGATGGGAGGGACGGATAACCCAGGGGATGCTGCCAAAGAAGGGCACGAAGCAGATCCATATTGA
- a CDS encoding iron chaperone encodes MEVFSEYLDSMANQGHRERMEEVLTWVNNEYPHLMPKIAWNQPMFTDHGTYIIGFSVAKHHLAVAPEAAGIKHFSDEIVQAGYEHTKQLVRIRWDGPVDFSLLKKMIEFNMLDKADCSTFWRK; translated from the coding sequence ATGGAAGTTTTTTCAGAGTACTTAGATAGTATGGCTAATCAGGGACATAGGGAGCGAATGGAAGAAGTTTTGACTTGGGTTAACAATGAATATCCCCATTTAATGCCTAAAATTGCGTGGAATCAACCTATGTTCACCGATCATGGTACGTATATCATTGGCTTCAGCGTAGCCAAACATCATTTGGCTGTTGCTCCTGAGGCGGCAGGGATCAAGCATTTTTCAGATGAAATTGTGCAGGCCGGCTATGAGCATACAAAGCAATTGGTGCGTATTCGCTGGGATGGTCCGGTTGATTTCTCATTGCTTAAGAAGATGATCGAGTTCAATATGCTGGATAAGGCAGACTGTTCGACTTTTTGGCGAAAATGA
- the uvrA gene encoding excinuclease ABC subunit UvrA has translation MAMDKIVIKGARANNLKNIDITIPRDKLVVLTGLSGSGKSSLAFDTIYAEGQRRYVESLSAYARQFLGQVDKPDVDAIEGLSPAISIDQKTTSRNPRSTVGTVTEIYDYLRLLYARVGRPTCPIHNIEISSQTIEQMVDRILDYPERTKLQVLAPLVSGRKGTHAKVLEEVKKQGYVRIRVNGEMHDLSDDIVLEKNKKHSIEVIIDRIVIKEGVRARLADSLESALKLGEGKVIIDVMGEEELLFSEHHACPYCGFSIEELEPRMFSFNSPFGACPDCDGLGARLEVDRDLVIPDKDLTLREHAIAPWEPTSSQYYPQLLEAVANHYGIDMDVPVKDLPEDNMDKILNGSGKDKIYFRYKNDFGRVQEGYISFEGILKNIERRFKETSSDFIREQMQKYMSEHHCPTCKGHRLKKESLAVLIQGVHISETTALSVEDSLAFFDKLDLTEKEAAIARLILREIRERLGFLANVGLEYLTLSRAAGTLSGGEAQRIRLATQIGSRLTGVLYILDEPSIGLHQRDNDRLIETLKNMREIGNTLIVVEHDEDTMLAADYLIDVGPGAGAHGGEIVAAGTPEEVMNNPDSLTGQYLAGKKFIPLPLERRKNDGRVIEIKGAKENNLKNVNVKFPLGVFTAVTGVSGSGKSTLVNEILHKSLAQKLNRAKARPGDFREIKGIEHLDKVIDIDQSPIGRTPRSNPATYTGVFDDVRDVFATTNEAKIRGYKKGRFSFNVKGGRCEACRGDGIIKIEMHFLPDVYVPCEVCHGKRYNRETLEVKYKGKNISDILDMTVEEGVNFFENIPKIKRKLQTIFDVGLGYIKLGQPATTLSGGEAQRVKLASELHRRSTGRSFYILDEPTTGLHVHDIARLLEVLQRLVDNGDTVLVIEHNLDVIKTADHIIDLGPEGGDKGGTIVTYGTPEKICEVSESYTGKYLKPVLTRDQIRMENLIEAKEQEHEHA, from the coding sequence ATGGCAATGGATAAGATTGTGATCAAAGGCGCAAGGGCCAACAATTTAAAGAATATTGATATCACGATACCGAGGGACAAACTTGTCGTCCTTACTGGGTTATCGGGATCGGGAAAGTCTTCCTTGGCTTTTGATACGATTTATGCAGAAGGGCAAAGACGTTATGTGGAATCATTATCCGCTTATGCGCGTCAATTTTTAGGTCAGGTGGATAAACCGGATGTCGATGCGATCGAGGGCTTATCGCCTGCCATTTCCATAGACCAGAAAACGACCAGCCGCAATCCTCGATCAACCGTAGGGACCGTTACGGAAATCTATGATTATTTAAGGCTGTTATATGCACGTGTCGGCAGGCCGACCTGTCCGATCCACAACATAGAAATCAGCTCCCAAACAATCGAGCAAATGGTGGACCGCATTCTTGATTATCCCGAACGGACCAAGCTTCAAGTATTGGCACCGCTAGTCTCCGGCAGGAAAGGGACACACGCGAAGGTTTTGGAGGAAGTCAAGAAACAAGGATATGTCCGCATTCGCGTGAATGGGGAAATGCATGATTTAAGTGATGATATCGTCCTGGAAAAAAATAAAAAGCATTCAATTGAAGTGATCATTGATCGTATCGTCATTAAAGAGGGCGTGAGGGCAAGGCTTGCCGATTCACTGGAAAGTGCTTTGAAGCTAGGTGAGGGCAAGGTCATCATTGACGTTATGGGCGAGGAGGAACTGCTGTTCAGTGAGCATCATGCTTGTCCATACTGCGGTTTTTCGATTGAAGAACTGGAACCAAGGATGTTCTCCTTCAATAGCCCGTTTGGAGCCTGTCCCGATTGTGATGGTTTGGGGGCAAGGCTTGAAGTGGACCGGGACCTTGTCATACCCGATAAGGATTTAACCCTGCGTGAGCATGCCATTGCACCTTGGGAACCGACGAGCTCCCAATATTATCCTCAGCTGCTTGAGGCGGTAGCCAACCATTATGGAATCGACATGGATGTGCCCGTTAAAGATCTGCCTGAAGATAATATGGATAAGATTTTAAATGGCTCGGGTAAAGACAAGATTTATTTCCGTTATAAAAATGATTTTGGAAGAGTGCAAGAGGGATATATATCATTTGAGGGTATCCTGAAAAACATCGAAAGGCGTTTTAAGGAGACGAGCTCGGATTTCATTCGTGAGCAAATGCAGAAATATATGTCAGAGCACCACTGCCCAACCTGTAAGGGGCATCGATTGAAAAAAGAAAGTCTGGCCGTGCTCATTCAAGGGGTCCATATAAGTGAAACGACTGCTTTATCCGTCGAAGATTCCCTGGCATTTTTCGATAAGCTCGATTTGACGGAAAAAGAGGCAGCGATCGCGAGGTTGATTTTACGGGAAATTCGTGAGCGGCTCGGATTCTTGGCTAATGTAGGGTTGGAATATTTGACGTTGAGCAGGGCAGCGGGAACATTATCAGGCGGCGAAGCGCAGCGTATTCGATTGGCAACGCAGATCGGTTCACGGTTGACGGGGGTGCTGTACATTTTGGATGAACCGTCCATCGGGCTGCATCAGCGCGACAATGACCGCTTGATCGAAACGTTGAAGAATATGCGTGAAATCGGTAATACCCTGATCGTTGTCGAGCATGATGAAGATACGATGCTTGCAGCTGATTATTTGATTGATGTCGGTCCTGGGGCAGGAGCCCATGGAGGGGAAATCGTCGCTGCCGGCACACCGGAGGAAGTCATGAACAATCCCGACTCGCTGACGGGTCAATATTTGGCAGGGAAGAAGTTCATCCCATTGCCATTGGAGCGACGTAAAAACGATGGCCGTGTCATTGAAATAAAAGGTGCCAAGGAAAATAACCTGAAGAATGTGAATGTGAAGTTCCCGCTTGGGGTCTTTACAGCCGTGACGGGTGTTTCGGGGTCAGGCAAGAGTACGTTAGTGAACGAGATCCTCCATAAGTCATTGGCCCAAAAGCTGAATCGTGCAAAAGCTAGACCAGGGGACTTTCGTGAAATTAAAGGGATTGAGCACTTAGATAAGGTCATCGATATCGATCAGTCCCCGATAGGGAGAACCCCGCGTTCAAATCCAGCTACGTATACAGGTGTATTTGATGATGTTCGTGACGTTTTTGCGACGACGAATGAGGCGAAGATCCGCGGTTACAAAAAAGGGCGTTTCAGCTTCAATGTGAAGGGCGGCCGCTGTGAAGCCTGTCGCGGCGATGGCATTATCAAGATTGAAATGCATTTCCTTCCGGATGTATATGTTCCATGTGAAGTCTGTCATGGAAAACGTTATAACCGGGAAACGCTTGAAGTGAAATATAAAGGGAAAAACATTTCTGACATCCTCGATATGACAGTCGAGGAAGGCGTCAATTTCTTTGAAAATATTCCGAAAATCAAACGGAAGCTCCAAACGATCTTTGATGTTGGCTTGGGCTATATCAAGCTTGGGCAGCCGGCCACGACGTTATCGGGCGGTGAAGCGCAAAGGGTGAAGCTTGCTTCTGAATTGCATCGCCGTTCGACCGGCCGTTCCTTCTATATCCTGGATGAACCGACTACCGGGTTGCATGTCCACGATATAGCAAGGCTGCTGGAAGTCCTGCAGCGCCTCGTTGACAACGGGGATACCGTTTTAGTGATCGAGCATAATCTTGATGTCATAAAAACGGCAGACCACATCATTGACCTGGGGCCTGAAGGCGGAGACAAGGGCGGAACGATTGTCACGTATGGTACGCCTGAAAAAATCTGTGAGGTTTCCGAATCATATACGGGAAAATATCTAAAGCCAGTATTGACGCGTGATCAAATCCGCATGGAAAACTTGATTGAAGCAAAAGAACAAGAGCATGAACATGCCTAA
- a CDS encoding DUF4097 family beta strand repeat-containing protein — MQEERKKILEMIQDGKLSADEAMGLLEELEKASQESEAKEQKLQNELSTVVVEKKSEGSTHDSFKKNIQSSKEKIFDFVESAFKKIKETDLDFNFGKSVEVSHIFQHDYDFLNEVDVDIANGKIKIAAWDQQDVRVECQARIYRVEDIEEARKNFLDEVDFSIKDGKIIFKVREKAVKVDTIMYIPRREYEKIQVRLFNGAITTESLKSENLKAKTANGSIHIMHGNGDSCELETGNGTITISDTNFNDLEAETLNGAIRADGYFKKLDVQTFNGEIVCNNSGLDCDSIHAKSITGKVQLNLPAGKAIEGELKSNLGSFNVTLEGMTIVEEKSDVVQKVLKFKTVKEEVPSLHVFAETKTAAITIS; from the coding sequence ATGCAGGAGGAAAGAAAGAAGATATTGGAAATGATTCAGGATGGAAAGCTATCAGCGGATGAAGCCATGGGCCTCTTGGAAGAATTAGAAAAGGCCAGTCAGGAAAGTGAAGCGAAAGAGCAAAAACTGCAAAATGAATTATCAACGGTAGTCGTGGAAAAGAAAAGTGAAGGAAGCACACACGACTCATTTAAGAAGAATATCCAATCATCAAAAGAAAAGATCTTTGATTTCGTTGAGAGTGCTTTTAAGAAAATCAAAGAAACCGACCTGGATTTCAATTTCGGGAAATCGGTTGAGGTCAGCCATATTTTTCAGCATGATTATGATTTCCTGAACGAAGTGGATGTAGATATAGCAAATGGGAAAATAAAAATCGCTGCATGGGATCAGCAGGATGTCCGTGTAGAATGTCAGGCAAGGATTTATCGGGTGGAGGATATTGAAGAAGCGAGAAAAAATTTCTTGGATGAAGTGGATTTTTCGATTAAAGATGGAAAGATCATATTCAAGGTGCGGGAAAAAGCGGTGAAGGTCGATACGATCATGTACATTCCGAGGAGGGAGTATGAGAAGATTCAGGTAAGGCTGTTCAACGGTGCCATCACGACTGAGTCCTTGAAATCCGAAAATCTTAAAGCCAAAACCGCGAATGGGTCCATTCATATCATGCATGGTAATGGAGATTCGTGTGAACTGGAAACCGGTAACGGAACGATCACCATTTCAGATACGAACTTCAATGACCTCGAAGCGGAGACTTTGAATGGTGCGATTAGAGCGGATGGGTACTTCAAGAAATTGGATGTTCAAACGTTTAATGGAGAAATCGTTTGTAACAATTCAGGGCTGGATTGCGACTCTATACACGCTAAGTCAATTACTGGAAAGGTTCAGCTGAACCTGCCAGCGGGTAAGGCGATTGAAGGGGAGTTGAAATCCAACTTGGGCAGCTTTAACGTAACCTTGGAGGGGATGACCATCGTAGAGGAGAAAAGCGATGTTGTCCAAAAGGTTCTTAAGTTCAAGACTGTGAAGGAAGAGGTTCCCTCACTTCACGTATTTGCAGAAACGAAGACTGCAGCGATAACGATTTCCTGA